A genomic segment from Aegilops tauschii subsp. strangulata cultivar AL8/78 chromosome 1, Aet v6.0, whole genome shotgun sequence encodes:
- the LOC109769010 gene encoding protein DETOXIFICATION 19 isoform X2, with product MSSAPLLGAREHSSECGEVKRGSPAWLRRLIDTEEAWAQLQFALPMVLTNMSYYAIPLVSVMFSGHLGNVHLAGATLGNSWATVTGYAFVTGMNGAMETLCGQAYGARMYRLLGLYLQSSLIMSAMVSVLISIVWLFTEPILLCLHQEPEVSHAATVFIRYQIPATFWVSCLMLLAYVMWSKEFDETWKGFSTDALNYVLPTIKLAMPSAIMVCLEYWAIELLVLLAGLLPNSTVSTSLIAICASTQAVSYMITYGFSAAVSTRVSNEVGAGNVDRAKNAVTVTMKLSVFLALSFILLLIIGHGLWASLFTGSAMIAAKFAAITPLLMISIVLDSTQGVLSGVARGCGWQHLAATTNLVAYYLAGMPVAILLAFKLNLYTHGLWLGLITGLACQTSVMVIITLRTKWSKLVDAMVKNRDDYVA from the exons ATGTCTTCCGCTCCGCTGCTCGGCGCGCGCGAGCACTCCAGCGAATGCGGTGAGGTAAAGCGGGGCTCGCCGGCGTGGCTGCGCCGCCTGATCGACACGGAGGAGGCCTGGGCGCAGCTACAGTTCGCGCTGCCGATGGTCCTGACCAACATGTCCTACTACGCCATCCCGCTGGTGTCCGTGATGTTCTCCGGCCACCTCGGCAACGTCCACCTCGCCGGCGCCACCCTCGGCAACTCCTGGGCCACCGTCACCGGCTACGCCTTCGTT ACCGGCATGAACGGCGCCATGGAGACACTGTGTGGACAGGCCTACGGCGCCCGGATGTACCGCCTGCTGGGCTTGTACCTGCAATCGTCGCTCATCATGTCAGCGATGGTGTCCGTACTCATCTCCATCGTGTGGCTGTTCACGGAGCCGATCCTGTTGTGTCTGCATCAGGAACCCGAGGTGTCCCATGCTGCAACGGTGTTCATCCGATACCAGATCCCCG CCACGTTTTGGGTCTCGTGCCTGATGCTGCTCGCGTACGTGATGTGGTCCAAGGAGTTCGACGAGACATGGAAGGGCTTCTCTACCGACGCCTTGAACTACGTGTTACCGACGATCAAGCTCGCCATGCCCTCCGCCATCATGGTCTG CTTGGAGTACTGGGCGATTGAGCTCCTCGTGCTGCTCGCCGGCCTGCTGCCGAATTCCACTGTGAGCACGTCGTTGATCGCCATATG CGCAAGCACGCAGGCCGTTTCCTACATGATCACCTATGGGTTCAGTGCCGCTGTGAG CACCCGGGTGTCGAATGAGGTTGGGGCTGGTAACGTGGACAGGGCAAAGAACGCGGTCACGGTTACGATGAAACTGTCAGTCTTCCTCGCCCTCTCGTTCATCCTGCTCCTTATCATTGGCCATGGCCTCTGGGCGAGCCTCTTCACGGGGAGCGCGATGATTGCGGCAAAGTTCGCGGCCATCACCCCGCTCCTGATGATCTCTATTGTGCTCGACTCCACGCAGGGCGTGCTGTCAG GGGTTGCGCGGGGCTGTGGATGGCAGCACCTGGCGGCGACCACCAACCTGGTGGCGTACTACTTGGCTGGCATGCCGGTGGCCATTCTCTTGGCCTTCAAGCTCAACTTGTACACTCAC GGCTTATGGTTGGGTTTAATCACTGGGCTGGCATGCCAGACAAGCGTGATGGTGATCATCACCCTCCGCACGAAATGGTCAAAGCTCGTGGACGCGATGGTGAAAAATCGGGATGACTATGTGGCCTGA
- the LOC109769010 gene encoding protein DETOXIFICATION 19 isoform X1 has translation MSSAPLLGAREHSSECGEVKRGSPAWLRRLIDTEEAWAQLQFALPMVLTNMSYYAIPLVSVMFSGHLGNVHLAGATLGNSWATVTGYAFVTGMNGAMETLCGQAYGARMYRLLGLYLQSSLIMSAMVSVLISIVWLFTEPILLCLHQEPEVSHAATVFIRYQIPGLFAYSFLQCLLRYLQTQSIVIPLVVCSMVPFALHIALNYLLVNVVGLGLTGASLAISATFWVSCLMLLAYVMWSKEFDETWKGFSTDALNYVLPTIKLAMPSAIMVCLEYWAIELLVLLAGLLPNSTVSTSLIAICASTQAVSYMITYGFSAAVSTRVSNEVGAGNVDRAKNAVTVTMKLSVFLALSFILLLIIGHGLWASLFTGSAMIAAKFAAITPLLMISIVLDSTQGVLSGVARGCGWQHLAATTNLVAYYLAGMPVAILLAFKLNLYTHGLWLGLITGLACQTSVMVIITLRTKWSKLVDAMVKNRDDYVA, from the exons ATGTCTTCCGCTCCGCTGCTCGGCGCGCGCGAGCACTCCAGCGAATGCGGTGAGGTAAAGCGGGGCTCGCCGGCGTGGCTGCGCCGCCTGATCGACACGGAGGAGGCCTGGGCGCAGCTACAGTTCGCGCTGCCGATGGTCCTGACCAACATGTCCTACTACGCCATCCCGCTGGTGTCCGTGATGTTCTCCGGCCACCTCGGCAACGTCCACCTCGCCGGCGCCACCCTCGGCAACTCCTGGGCCACCGTCACCGGCTACGCCTTCGTT ACCGGCATGAACGGCGCCATGGAGACACTGTGTGGACAGGCCTACGGCGCCCGGATGTACCGCCTGCTGGGCTTGTACCTGCAATCGTCGCTCATCATGTCAGCGATGGTGTCCGTACTCATCTCCATCGTGTGGCTGTTCACGGAGCCGATCCTGTTGTGTCTGCATCAGGAACCCGAGGTGTCCCATGCTGCAACGGTGTTCATCCGATACCAGATCCCCGGTTTGTTTGCCTATTCCTTCCTGCAATGCCTGCTACGGTATCTGCAGACACAGTCCATTGTCATACCACTTGTTGTCTGCTCCATGGTGCCTTTTGCGCTCCACATCGCCCTGAACTACCTGCTGGTGAATGTGGTCGGATTGGGCCTCACTGGCGCGTCATTGGCCATCTCAGCCACGTTTTGGGTCTCGTGCCTGATGCTGCTCGCGTACGTGATGTGGTCCAAGGAGTTCGACGAGACATGGAAGGGCTTCTCTACCGACGCCTTGAACTACGTGTTACCGACGATCAAGCTCGCCATGCCCTCCGCCATCATGGTCTG CTTGGAGTACTGGGCGATTGAGCTCCTCGTGCTGCTCGCCGGCCTGCTGCCGAATTCCACTGTGAGCACGTCGTTGATCGCCATATG CGCAAGCACGCAGGCCGTTTCCTACATGATCACCTATGGGTTCAGTGCCGCTGTGAG CACCCGGGTGTCGAATGAGGTTGGGGCTGGTAACGTGGACAGGGCAAAGAACGCGGTCACGGTTACGATGAAACTGTCAGTCTTCCTCGCCCTCTCGTTCATCCTGCTCCTTATCATTGGCCATGGCCTCTGGGCGAGCCTCTTCACGGGGAGCGCGATGATTGCGGCAAAGTTCGCGGCCATCACCCCGCTCCTGATGATCTCTATTGTGCTCGACTCCACGCAGGGCGTGCTGTCAG GGGTTGCGCGGGGCTGTGGATGGCAGCACCTGGCGGCGACCACCAACCTGGTGGCGTACTACTTGGCTGGCATGCCGGTGGCCATTCTCTTGGCCTTCAAGCTCAACTTGTACACTCAC GGCTTATGGTTGGGTTTAATCACTGGGCTGGCATGCCAGACAAGCGTGATGGTGATCATCACCCTCCGCACGAAATGGTCAAAGCTCGTGGACGCGATGGTGAAAAATCGGGATGACTATGTGGCCTGA
- the LOC109769010 gene encoding protein DETOXIFICATION 19 isoform X3 — protein sequence MNGAMETLCGQAYGARMYRLLGLYLQSSLIMSAMVSVLISIVWLFTEPILLCLHQEPEVSHAATVFIRYQIPGLFAYSFLQCLLRYLQTQSIVIPLVVCSMVPFALHIALNYLLVNVVGLGLTGASLAISATFWVSCLMLLAYVMWSKEFDETWKGFSTDALNYVLPTIKLAMPSAIMVCLEYWAIELLVLLAGLLPNSTVSTSLIAICASTQAVSYMITYGFSAAVSTRVSNEVGAGNVDRAKNAVTVTMKLSVFLALSFILLLIIGHGLWASLFTGSAMIAAKFAAITPLLMISIVLDSTQGVLSGVARGCGWQHLAATTNLVAYYLAGMPVAILLAFKLNLYTHGLWLGLITGLACQTSVMVIITLRTKWSKLVDAMVKNRDDYVA from the exons ATGAACGGCGCCATGGAGACACTGTGTGGACAGGCCTACGGCGCCCGGATGTACCGCCTGCTGGGCTTGTACCTGCAATCGTCGCTCATCATGTCAGCGATGGTGTCCGTACTCATCTCCATCGTGTGGCTGTTCACGGAGCCGATCCTGTTGTGTCTGCATCAGGAACCCGAGGTGTCCCATGCTGCAACGGTGTTCATCCGATACCAGATCCCCGGTTTGTTTGCCTATTCCTTCCTGCAATGCCTGCTACGGTATCTGCAGACACAGTCCATTGTCATACCACTTGTTGTCTGCTCCATGGTGCCTTTTGCGCTCCACATCGCCCTGAACTACCTGCTGGTGAATGTGGTCGGATTGGGCCTCACTGGCGCGTCATTGGCCATCTCAGCCACGTTTTGGGTCTCGTGCCTGATGCTGCTCGCGTACGTGATGTGGTCCAAGGAGTTCGACGAGACATGGAAGGGCTTCTCTACCGACGCCTTGAACTACGTGTTACCGACGATCAAGCTCGCCATGCCCTCCGCCATCATGGTCTG CTTGGAGTACTGGGCGATTGAGCTCCTCGTGCTGCTCGCCGGCCTGCTGCCGAATTCCACTGTGAGCACGTCGTTGATCGCCATATG CGCAAGCACGCAGGCCGTTTCCTACATGATCACCTATGGGTTCAGTGCCGCTGTGAG CACCCGGGTGTCGAATGAGGTTGGGGCTGGTAACGTGGACAGGGCAAAGAACGCGGTCACGGTTACGATGAAACTGTCAGTCTTCCTCGCCCTCTCGTTCATCCTGCTCCTTATCATTGGCCATGGCCTCTGGGCGAGCCTCTTCACGGGGAGCGCGATGATTGCGGCAAAGTTCGCGGCCATCACCCCGCTCCTGATGATCTCTATTGTGCTCGACTCCACGCAGGGCGTGCTGTCAG GGGTTGCGCGGGGCTGTGGATGGCAGCACCTGGCGGCGACCACCAACCTGGTGGCGTACTACTTGGCTGGCATGCCGGTGGCCATTCTCTTGGCCTTCAAGCTCAACTTGTACACTCAC GGCTTATGGTTGGGTTTAATCACTGGGCTGGCATGCCAGACAAGCGTGATGGTGATCATCACCCTCCGCACGAAATGGTCAAAGCTCGTGGACGCGATGGTGAAAAATCGGGATGACTATGTGGCCTGA
- the LOC109769011 gene encoding tyrosine decarboxylase gives MAPPAQCLDTVTGATGQNGTVPVIGHTPEKKMQCPNLLDADEFRRQGHQVIDFIAEYYGGMGDYPVHPSVTPGFLRNLLPSEAPSRPEPDAFSSALKDVRDIILPGMTHWQSPRHFAHFPASSSTVGALGEALTAGINVVPFTWAASPAAAELEMVVVDWLGKALHLPESLLFAGGGGGTILGTSCEAILCTLVAARDRKLAEIGESRICDLVVYCSDQTHFAFRKAARIAGIKRDHCRAIHTCHGDMFALSPTELQAAMQADVDAGLVPLFLCATIGTTQTTAVDPIGELCAVTAPHGVWVHVDAAYAGSALVCPEFTYVIDGVEAVDSFSMNAHKWLLTNNDCCAMWVKKPSALVAALGTEQEYILKDAASEGHDVVDYKDWNMTLTRRFRALKMWLVLRCYGIQGLRDHIRSHVRMAEAFEEMVRADERFEVVTDRTFALVCFRLRPQDKFGGEKTANDLNRGLLEEVNAVTSGPYMSAANVGGMFMLRCAVGSTLTEEHHVDDAWKVVQDRASVILRKMEIIYTSK, from the coding sequence ATGGCCCCACCTGCGCAATGCTTGGACACGGTCACCGGTGCAACCGGCCAGAATGGCACCGTGCCAGTGATAGGGCACACGCCGGAGAAGAAGATGCAATGCCCCAACCTGCTTGACGCCGACGAGTTCCGGCGCCAGGGTCACCAGGTAATCGACTTCATAGCCGAGTACTATGGCGGCATGGGTGACTACCCCGTGCACCCCAGCGTCACCCCCGGCTTCCTCCGCAACCTGCTTCCCTCGGAGGCGCCGTCCCGTCCGGAGCCGGACGCGTTCAGCTCCGCGCTCAAGGACGTCCGCGACATCATCCTCCCAGGCATGACGCACTGGCAGAGCCCCCGCCACTTCGCGCACTTCCCGGCGtcgagcagcaccgttggcgccCTCGGGGAGGCGCTCACCGCGGGCATCAACGTGGTCCCCTTCACGTGGGCCGCTTCGCCGGCCGCCGCTGAGCTCgagatggtggtggtggattggCTCGGCAAGGCACTGCACCTTCCGGAGAGCCTCCTCTTCGCCGGAGGCGGAGGGGGCACGATTCTTGGCACCTCGTGCGAGGCCATACTCTGCACTCTCGTCGCTGCAAGGGACCGGAAGCTCGCTGAGATCGGCGAGAGCAGGATCTGCGACCTCGTCGTCTACTGCTCGGACCAGACCCACTTCGCCTTCCGCAAGGCAGCACGCATTGCCGGCATCAAGCGTGACCACTGCCGCGCGATACACACGTGCCACGGGGACATGTTCGCGCTGTCGCCCACAGAACTGCAGGCCGCCATGCAGGCCGACGTGGATGCCGGGCTTGTGCCCCTGTTCTTGTGCGCCACGATCGGGACGACCCAGACCACTGCCGTCGACCCCATCGGCGAGCTCTGCGCCGTGACTGCGCCGCACGGAGTGTGGGTCCACGTGGACGCGGCATACGCCGGCTCCGCGCTGGTCTGCCCGGAGTTCACCTACGTGATAGACGGCGTGGAGGCCGTGGACTCGTTCAGCATGAACGCCCACAAGTGGCTCCTCACCAACAACGACTGCTGCGCCATGTGGGTGAAGAAGCCGAGCGCACTGGTGGCGGCGCTCGGGACCGAGCAGGAGTACATCCTCAAGGACGCCGCGTCGGAGGGCCACGACGTGGTGGACtacaaggactggaacatgacgcTGACACGCCGGTTCCGCGCGCTCAAGATGTGGCTCGTGCTCCGCTGCTACGGCATCCAGGGCCTGCGCGACCACATCCGCTCCCACGTGCGCATGGCTGAGGCGTTCGAGGAAATGGTGAGAGCTGACGAGAGGTTTGAGGTTGTGACTGACAGGACGTTCGCGCTGGTGTGCTTCCGGCTTCGCCCGCAGGACAAGTTCGGCGGTGAGAAGACGGCCAACGACCTCAACCGAGGCCTCCTGGAGGAGGTGAACGCGGTCACGTCCGGCCCCTACATGAGCGCCGCAAACGTAGGCGGTATGTTCATGCTAAGGTGTGCCGTGGGGAGCACGCTCACGGAGGAGCACCATGTCGACGATGCATGGAAGGTTGTGCAGGATCGGGCCTCGGTGATCCTTCGTAAGATGGAGATCATCTACACCTCTAAGTAA